From the genome of Gracilinanus agilis isolate LMUSP501 chromosome 2, AgileGrace, whole genome shotgun sequence, one region includes:
- the NPHP1 gene encoding nephrocystin-1 isoform X4, which produces MLTGRGRGPLQIVQRRSQDLRQQVGRLLSESQLKGALDVNKRRDIFQRCIQLKREIDENRKALKNLNKGDEPAPVGNYNQRKEDEENILEKLTKQLQELASTISGENVTQYEEDEDEEEDNEDEESAEDDEETEEEEEGDSSDEQPCNKEYIAVGDFAAQLRGDLAFKKDEVLLILEKKPDGWWIAKNIHGNKGLVPKTYLEPCVKKEDDEEYSEEESEEDVEVVDETANGTEIKTRTDSHWSAIRKAMTEINTIDVLTSMGAIPAGFRPSMLFQLLEEGSQFQASCFLQPELTPSQLAFKDMIWDPEKGTIKPRPSRVSLILTLWSCKMIPLPGVSLQILSRHVRLCLFDGSKVLSNIHTVRATWQPKKPKTWTFSPRVTGILPCLLDGDCFIRSNSSSPELGILFEVGVSYVRNSTGEKGELSCGWVFLKLFDANGIPIPPKTYELYLNGGTPYEKGVEVDPSVSRRVASSVFHQMMTMRRQPQLLVKLRSLNRRSRSILSLLPETLIGNMCYIHLLVFYREILGDVLLKDRKSMQNADLISSPVLATFPKLMEQPDLMDALRTAWAEKESTLKRSEKRDREFLKSMFIIVYHDCVYPLLHSTLLPPFRWAEEETEATRWKVIHDFLKQNQENSGALHALLSPEGVHEPFDISEQAYDFLEEARKSGR; this is translated from the exons atGTATCCAGTTGAAAAGGGAAATAGATGAAAACCGAAAGGctcttaaaaatttaaacaaa gGAGATGAGCCAGCTCCTGTGGGGAACTACAACCAGAGGAAAGaggatgaagaaaatattttggaaaagctTACAAAGCAGCTACAAGAACTTGCTTCAACTATAAGTGGAGAAAATGTTACTCAGTAT gaggaggatgaggatgaggaggaggataatgaagatgaagaaagtgCTGAGgatgatgaggaaacagaggaggaagaggaaggtgaCTCTAGTGATGAACAGCCATGTAATAAAGAATATATTGCTGTCGGTGATTTTGCTGCTCAGCTGAGAGGAGATCTTGCATTTAAg aaagatgAAGTTCTTCTCATACTTGAAAAGAAACCTGATGGCTGGTGGATAGCTAAGAATATTCATGGAAATAAAGGTCTTGTTCCCAAAACCTACCTGGAG ccttgtgttaaaaaggaagatgatGAGGAATACAGTGAAGAGGAAAGTGAAGAAGATGTGGAAGTGGTAGATGAAACAGCTAATGGAACAGAGATCAAAACACG aacTGATTCTCATTGGAGTGCTATTAGAAAAGCTATGACAGAG ATTAACACAATTGATGTTTTGACTTCTATGGGAGCTATTCCAGCAGGGTTTCGACCATCAATGCTTTTCCAGCTTTTAgaagaag ggagtcAGTTTCAAGCAAGTTGCTTTTTACAGCCTGAACTTACCCCTTCACAACTAGCTTTTAAAGATATGATATGGGATCCTGAAAAAGGCACT attaaacCTCGACCAAGCCGTGTGTCATTGATTCTAACTTTATGGAGCTGTAAAATGATTCCTCTTCCAGGTGTAAGCCTACAGATCCTCAGCAGACACGTACGCCTTTGCCTATTTGATGGAAGTAAG GTCCTGAGCAATATTCATACAGTCAGAGCTACATGGCAACCTAAAAAGCCCAAAACGTGGACCTTTTCTCCACGA gtaaCTGGTATCTTGCCATGCTTGCTTGATGGAGATTGCTTTATTAGATCTAATTCGTCATCACCAGAACTTGGGATATTATTTGAAGTTGGCGTCTCTTATGTTCGTAAT tCAACCGGTGAAAAGGGAGAGTTAAGCTGTGGCTGGGTCTTCCTGAAACTTTTTGATGCCAATGGAATACCCATTCCTCCCAA AACCTATGAACTTTACTTGAATGGTGGCACTCCTTATGAAAAAGGTGTTGAAGTGGATCCTTCGGTTTCAAGAAGAG ttgccaGCAGCGTTTTTCATCAGAtgatgacaatgaggagacagccTCAACTTCTGGTCAAACTGAGATCTCTAAATAGAAGGTCAAGAAGCATATTGAG tCTACTACCAGaaacattaataggaaatatgTGCTACATTCACTTGTTGGTATTCTATCGAGAAATCCTTGGTGATGTGCTCCTGAAAGACAGGAAAAGTATGCAAAATGCtg attTAATTAGTAGTCCAGTACTGGCAACCTTTCCTAAACTCATGGAGCAACCTGACTTGATGGATGCACTTAGG aCTGCGTGGGCTGAAAAAGAAAGTACTTTAAAAAGATCtgaaaag agagacagagagtttcTGAAGTCCATGTTTATCATCGTCTACCATGACTGTGTGTACCCTCTGCTCCATTCCACCCTCCTCCCGCCATTCCGGTGGGCAGAAGAAGAAACCGAAGCTACTCGGTGGAAAGTGATTCATGACTTCCtcaagcaaaaccaagaaaactcTGGGGCTCTCCATGCTTTACTGTCACCAGAAGGTGTTCATGAACCTTTTGACATTTCAGAGCAGGCCTATGACTTCTTAGAAGAAGCAAGGAAGAGTGGAAGGTGA
- the NPHP1 gene encoding nephrocystin-1 isoform X1: MLTGRGRGPLQIVQRRSQDLRQQVGRLLSESQLKGALDVNKRRDIFQRCIQLKREIDENRKALKNLNKGDEPAPVGNYNQRKEDEENILEKLTKQLQELASTISGENVTQHEKVQSISQAKEEERDSEESEEEDEDEEEDNEDEESAEDDEETEEEEEGDSSDEQPCNKEYIAVGDFAAQLRGDLAFKKDEVLLILEKKPDGWWIAKNIHGNKGLVPKTYLEPCVKKEDDEEYSEEESEEDVEVVDETANGTEIKTRTDSHWSAIRKAMTEINTIDVLTSMGAIPAGFRPSMLFQLLEEGSQFQASCFLQPELTPSQLAFKDMIWDPEKGTIKPRPSRVSLILTLWSCKMIPLPGVSLQILSRHVRLCLFDGSKVLSNIHTVRATWQPKKPKTWTFSPRVTGILPCLLDGDCFIRSNSSSPELGILFEVGVSYVRNSTGEKGELSCGWVFLKLFDANGIPIPPKTYELYLNGGTPYEKGVEVDPSVSRRVASSVFHQMMTMRRQPQLLVKLRSLNRRSRSILSLLPETLIGNMCYIHLLVFYREILGDVLLKDRKSMQNADLISSPVLATFPKLMEQPDLMDALRTAWAEKESTLKRSEKRDREFLKSMFIIVYHDCVYPLLHSTLLPPFRWAEEETEATRWKVIHDFLKQNQENSGALHALLSPEGVHEPFDISEQAYDFLEEARKSGR; encoded by the exons atGTATCCAGTTGAAAAGGGAAATAGATGAAAACCGAAAGGctcttaaaaatttaaacaaa gGAGATGAGCCAGCTCCTGTGGGGAACTACAACCAGAGGAAAGaggatgaagaaaatattttggaaaagctTACAAAGCAGCTACAAGAACTTGCTTCAACTATAAGTGGAGAAAATGTTACTCA ACATGAAAAAGTTCAGAGTATTTCCCAGGCTAAAGAAGAGGAACGAGACTCTGAGGAAtcggaggaggaggatgaggatgaggaggaggataatgaagatgaagaaagtgCTGAGgatgatgaggaaacagaggaggaagaggaaggtgaCTCTAGTGATGAACAGCCATGTAATAAAGAATATATTGCTGTCGGTGATTTTGCTGCTCAGCTGAGAGGAGATCTTGCATTTAAg aaagatgAAGTTCTTCTCATACTTGAAAAGAAACCTGATGGCTGGTGGATAGCTAAGAATATTCATGGAAATAAAGGTCTTGTTCCCAAAACCTACCTGGAG ccttgtgttaaaaaggaagatgatGAGGAATACAGTGAAGAGGAAAGTGAAGAAGATGTGGAAGTGGTAGATGAAACAGCTAATGGAACAGAGATCAAAACACG aacTGATTCTCATTGGAGTGCTATTAGAAAAGCTATGACAGAG ATTAACACAATTGATGTTTTGACTTCTATGGGAGCTATTCCAGCAGGGTTTCGACCATCAATGCTTTTCCAGCTTTTAgaagaag ggagtcAGTTTCAAGCAAGTTGCTTTTTACAGCCTGAACTTACCCCTTCACAACTAGCTTTTAAAGATATGATATGGGATCCTGAAAAAGGCACT attaaacCTCGACCAAGCCGTGTGTCATTGATTCTAACTTTATGGAGCTGTAAAATGATTCCTCTTCCAGGTGTAAGCCTACAGATCCTCAGCAGACACGTACGCCTTTGCCTATTTGATGGAAGTAAG GTCCTGAGCAATATTCATACAGTCAGAGCTACATGGCAACCTAAAAAGCCCAAAACGTGGACCTTTTCTCCACGA gtaaCTGGTATCTTGCCATGCTTGCTTGATGGAGATTGCTTTATTAGATCTAATTCGTCATCACCAGAACTTGGGATATTATTTGAAGTTGGCGTCTCTTATGTTCGTAAT tCAACCGGTGAAAAGGGAGAGTTAAGCTGTGGCTGGGTCTTCCTGAAACTTTTTGATGCCAATGGAATACCCATTCCTCCCAA AACCTATGAACTTTACTTGAATGGTGGCACTCCTTATGAAAAAGGTGTTGAAGTGGATCCTTCGGTTTCAAGAAGAG ttgccaGCAGCGTTTTTCATCAGAtgatgacaatgaggagacagccTCAACTTCTGGTCAAACTGAGATCTCTAAATAGAAGGTCAAGAAGCATATTGAG tCTACTACCAGaaacattaataggaaatatgTGCTACATTCACTTGTTGGTATTCTATCGAGAAATCCTTGGTGATGTGCTCCTGAAAGACAGGAAAAGTATGCAAAATGCtg attTAATTAGTAGTCCAGTACTGGCAACCTTTCCTAAACTCATGGAGCAACCTGACTTGATGGATGCACTTAGG aCTGCGTGGGCTGAAAAAGAAAGTACTTTAAAAAGATCtgaaaag agagacagagagtttcTGAAGTCCATGTTTATCATCGTCTACCATGACTGTGTGTACCCTCTGCTCCATTCCACCCTCCTCCCGCCATTCCGGTGGGCAGAAGAAGAAACCGAAGCTACTCGGTGGAAAGTGATTCATGACTTCCtcaagcaaaaccaagaaaactcTGGGGCTCTCCATGCTTTACTGTCACCAGAAGGTGTTCATGAACCTTTTGACATTTCAGAGCAGGCCTATGACTTCTTAGAAGAAGCAAGGAAGAGTGGAAGGTGA
- the NPHP1 gene encoding nephrocystin-1 isoform X5 codes for MLTGRGRGPLQIVQRRSQDLRQQVGRLLSESQLKGALDVNKRRDIFQRCIQLKREIDENRKALKNLNKGDEPAPVGNYNQRKEDEENILEKLTKQLQELASTISGENVTQIGTKTEDSEESEEEDEDEEEDNEDEESAEDDEETEEEEEGDSSDEQPCNKEYIAVGDFAAQLRGDLAFKKDEVLLILEKKPDGWWIAKNIHGNKGLVPKTYLEPCVKKEDDEEYSEEESEEDVEVVDETANGTEIKTRTDSHWSAIRKAMTEQINTIDVLTSMGAIPAGFRPSMLFQLLEEGSQFQASCFLQPELTPSQLAFKDMIWDPEKGTIKPRPSRVSLILTLWSCKMIPLPGVSLQILSRHVRLCLFDGSKVLSNIHTVRATWQPKKPKTWTFSPRVTGILPCLLDGDCFIRSNSSSPELGILFEVGVSYVRNSTGEKGELSCGWVFLKLFDANGIPIPPKTYELYLNGGTPYEKGVEVDPSVSRRVASSVFHQMMTMRRQPQLLVKLRSLNRRSRSILSLLPETLIGNMCYIHLLVFYREILGDVLLKDRKSMQNADLISSPVLATFPKLMEQPDLMDALRTAWAEKESTLKRSEKRDREFLKSMFIIVYHDCVYPLLHSTLLPPFRWAEEETEATRWKVIHDFLKQNQENSGALHALLSPEGVHEPFDISEQAYDFLEEARKSGR; via the exons atGTATCCAGTTGAAAAGGGAAATAGATGAAAACCGAAAGGctcttaaaaatttaaacaaa gGAGATGAGCCAGCTCCTGTGGGGAACTACAACCAGAGGAAAGaggatgaagaaaatattttggaaaagctTACAAAGCAGCTACAAGAACTTGCTTCAACTATAAGTGGAGAAAATGTTACTCA aattggtactaaaacagaag ACTCTGAGGAAtcggaggaggaggatgaggatgaggaggaggataatgaagatgaagaaagtgCTGAGgatgatgaggaaacagaggaggaagaggaaggtgaCTCTAGTGATGAACAGCCATGTAATAAAGAATATATTGCTGTCGGTGATTTTGCTGCTCAGCTGAGAGGAGATCTTGCATTTAAg aaagatgAAGTTCTTCTCATACTTGAAAAGAAACCTGATGGCTGGTGGATAGCTAAGAATATTCATGGAAATAAAGGTCTTGTTCCCAAAACCTACCTGGAG ccttgtgttaaaaaggaagatgatGAGGAATACAGTGAAGAGGAAAGTGAAGAAGATGTGGAAGTGGTAGATGAAACAGCTAATGGAACAGAGATCAAAACACG aacTGATTCTCATTGGAGTGCTATTAGAAAAGCTATGACAGAG CAA ATTAACACAATTGATGTTTTGACTTCTATGGGAGCTATTCCAGCAGGGTTTCGACCATCAATGCTTTTCCAGCTTTTAgaagaag ggagtcAGTTTCAAGCAAGTTGCTTTTTACAGCCTGAACTTACCCCTTCACAACTAGCTTTTAAAGATATGATATGGGATCCTGAAAAAGGCACT attaaacCTCGACCAAGCCGTGTGTCATTGATTCTAACTTTATGGAGCTGTAAAATGATTCCTCTTCCAGGTGTAAGCCTACAGATCCTCAGCAGACACGTACGCCTTTGCCTATTTGATGGAAGTAAG GTCCTGAGCAATATTCATACAGTCAGAGCTACATGGCAACCTAAAAAGCCCAAAACGTGGACCTTTTCTCCACGA gtaaCTGGTATCTTGCCATGCTTGCTTGATGGAGATTGCTTTATTAGATCTAATTCGTCATCACCAGAACTTGGGATATTATTTGAAGTTGGCGTCTCTTATGTTCGTAAT tCAACCGGTGAAAAGGGAGAGTTAAGCTGTGGCTGGGTCTTCCTGAAACTTTTTGATGCCAATGGAATACCCATTCCTCCCAA AACCTATGAACTTTACTTGAATGGTGGCACTCCTTATGAAAAAGGTGTTGAAGTGGATCCTTCGGTTTCAAGAAGAG ttgccaGCAGCGTTTTTCATCAGAtgatgacaatgaggagacagccTCAACTTCTGGTCAAACTGAGATCTCTAAATAGAAGGTCAAGAAGCATATTGAG tCTACTACCAGaaacattaataggaaatatgTGCTACATTCACTTGTTGGTATTCTATCGAGAAATCCTTGGTGATGTGCTCCTGAAAGACAGGAAAAGTATGCAAAATGCtg attTAATTAGTAGTCCAGTACTGGCAACCTTTCCTAAACTCATGGAGCAACCTGACTTGATGGATGCACTTAGG aCTGCGTGGGCTGAAAAAGAAAGTACTTTAAAAAGATCtgaaaag agagacagagagtttcTGAAGTCCATGTTTATCATCGTCTACCATGACTGTGTGTACCCTCTGCTCCATTCCACCCTCCTCCCGCCATTCCGGTGGGCAGAAGAAGAAACCGAAGCTACTCGGTGGAAAGTGATTCATGACTTCCtcaagcaaaaccaagaaaactcTGGGGCTCTCCATGCTTTACTGTCACCAGAAGGTGTTCATGAACCTTTTGACATTTCAGAGCAGGCCTATGACTTCTTAGAAGAAGCAAGGAAGAGTGGAAGGTGA
- the NPHP1 gene encoding nephrocystin-1 isoform X2 produces MLTGRGRGPLQIVQRRSQDLRQQVGRLLSESQLKGALDVNKRRDIFQRCIQLKREIDENRKALKNLNKGDEPAPVGNYNQRKEDEENILEKLTKQLQELASTISGENVTQIGTKTEDSEESEEEDEDEEEDNEDEESAEDDEETEEEEEGDSSDEQPCNKEYIAVGDFAAQLRGDLAFKKDEVLLILEKKPDGWWIAKNIHGNKGLVPKTYLEPCVKKEDDEEYSEEESEEDVEVVDETANGTEIKTRTDSHWSAIRKAMTEINTIDVLTSMGAIPAGFRPSMLFQLLEEGSQFQASCFLQPELTPSQLAFKDMIWDPEKGTIKPRPSRVSLILTLWSCKMIPLPGVSLQILSRHVRLCLFDGSKVLSNIHTVRATWQPKKPKTWTFSPRVTGILPCLLDGDCFIRSNSSSPELGILFEVGVSYVRNSTGEKGELSCGWVFLKLFDANGIPIPPKTYELYLNGGTPYEKGVEVDPSVSRRVASSVFHQMMTMRRQPQLLVKLRSLNRRSRSILSLLPETLIGNMCYIHLLVFYREILGDVLLKDRKSMQNADLISSPVLATFPKLMEQPDLMDALRTAWAEKESTLKRSEKRDREFLKSMFIIVYHDCVYPLLHSTLLPPFRWAEEETEATRWKVIHDFLKQNQENSGALHALLSPEGVHEPFDISEQAYDFLEEARKSGR; encoded by the exons atGTATCCAGTTGAAAAGGGAAATAGATGAAAACCGAAAGGctcttaaaaatttaaacaaa gGAGATGAGCCAGCTCCTGTGGGGAACTACAACCAGAGGAAAGaggatgaagaaaatattttggaaaagctTACAAAGCAGCTACAAGAACTTGCTTCAACTATAAGTGGAGAAAATGTTACTCA aattggtactaaaacagaag ACTCTGAGGAAtcggaggaggaggatgaggatgaggaggaggataatgaagatgaagaaagtgCTGAGgatgatgaggaaacagaggaggaagaggaaggtgaCTCTAGTGATGAACAGCCATGTAATAAAGAATATATTGCTGTCGGTGATTTTGCTGCTCAGCTGAGAGGAGATCTTGCATTTAAg aaagatgAAGTTCTTCTCATACTTGAAAAGAAACCTGATGGCTGGTGGATAGCTAAGAATATTCATGGAAATAAAGGTCTTGTTCCCAAAACCTACCTGGAG ccttgtgttaaaaaggaagatgatGAGGAATACAGTGAAGAGGAAAGTGAAGAAGATGTGGAAGTGGTAGATGAAACAGCTAATGGAACAGAGATCAAAACACG aacTGATTCTCATTGGAGTGCTATTAGAAAAGCTATGACAGAG ATTAACACAATTGATGTTTTGACTTCTATGGGAGCTATTCCAGCAGGGTTTCGACCATCAATGCTTTTCCAGCTTTTAgaagaag ggagtcAGTTTCAAGCAAGTTGCTTTTTACAGCCTGAACTTACCCCTTCACAACTAGCTTTTAAAGATATGATATGGGATCCTGAAAAAGGCACT attaaacCTCGACCAAGCCGTGTGTCATTGATTCTAACTTTATGGAGCTGTAAAATGATTCCTCTTCCAGGTGTAAGCCTACAGATCCTCAGCAGACACGTACGCCTTTGCCTATTTGATGGAAGTAAG GTCCTGAGCAATATTCATACAGTCAGAGCTACATGGCAACCTAAAAAGCCCAAAACGTGGACCTTTTCTCCACGA gtaaCTGGTATCTTGCCATGCTTGCTTGATGGAGATTGCTTTATTAGATCTAATTCGTCATCACCAGAACTTGGGATATTATTTGAAGTTGGCGTCTCTTATGTTCGTAAT tCAACCGGTGAAAAGGGAGAGTTAAGCTGTGGCTGGGTCTTCCTGAAACTTTTTGATGCCAATGGAATACCCATTCCTCCCAA AACCTATGAACTTTACTTGAATGGTGGCACTCCTTATGAAAAAGGTGTTGAAGTGGATCCTTCGGTTTCAAGAAGAG ttgccaGCAGCGTTTTTCATCAGAtgatgacaatgaggagacagccTCAACTTCTGGTCAAACTGAGATCTCTAAATAGAAGGTCAAGAAGCATATTGAG tCTACTACCAGaaacattaataggaaatatgTGCTACATTCACTTGTTGGTATTCTATCGAGAAATCCTTGGTGATGTGCTCCTGAAAGACAGGAAAAGTATGCAAAATGCtg attTAATTAGTAGTCCAGTACTGGCAACCTTTCCTAAACTCATGGAGCAACCTGACTTGATGGATGCACTTAGG aCTGCGTGGGCTGAAAAAGAAAGTACTTTAAAAAGATCtgaaaag agagacagagagtttcTGAAGTCCATGTTTATCATCGTCTACCATGACTGTGTGTACCCTCTGCTCCATTCCACCCTCCTCCCGCCATTCCGGTGGGCAGAAGAAGAAACCGAAGCTACTCGGTGGAAAGTGATTCATGACTTCCtcaagcaaaaccaagaaaactcTGGGGCTCTCCATGCTTTACTGTCACCAGAAGGTGTTCATGAACCTTTTGACATTTCAGAGCAGGCCTATGACTTCTTAGAAGAAGCAAGGAAGAGTGGAAGGTGA
- the NPHP1 gene encoding nephrocystin-1 isoform X3 produces the protein MLTGRGRGPLQIVQRRSQDLRQQVGRLLSESQLKGALDVNKRRDIFQRCIQLKREIDENRKALKNLNKGDEPAPVGNYNQRKEDEENILEKLTKQLQELASTISGENVTHISQAKEEERDSEESEEEDEDEEEDNEDEESAEDDEETEEEEEGDSSDEQPCNKEYIAVGDFAAQLRGDLAFKKDEVLLILEKKPDGWWIAKNIHGNKGLVPKTYLEPCVKKEDDEEYSEEESEEDVEVVDETANGTEIKTRTDSHWSAIRKAMTEQINTIDVLTSMGAIPAGFRPSMLFQLLEEGSQFQASCFLQPELTPSQLAFKDMIWDPEKGTIKPRPSRVSLILTLWSCKMIPLPGVSLQILSRHVRLCLFDGSKVLSNIHTVRATWQPKKPKTWTFSPRVTGILPCLLDGDCFIRSNSSSPELGILFEVGVSYVRNSTGEKGELSCGWVFLKLFDANGIPIPPKTYELYLNGGTPYEKGVEVDPSVSRRVASSVFHQMMTMRRQPQLLVKLRSLNRRSRSILSLLPETLIGNMCYIHLLVFYREILGDVLLKDRKSMQNADLISSPVLATFPKLMEQPDLMDALRTAWAEKESTLKRSEKRDREFLKSMFIIVYHDCVYPLLHSTLLPPFRWAEEETEATRWKVIHDFLKQNQENSGALHALLSPEGVHEPFDISEQAYDFLEEARKSGR, from the exons atGTATCCAGTTGAAAAGGGAAATAGATGAAAACCGAAAGGctcttaaaaatttaaacaaa gGAGATGAGCCAGCTCCTGTGGGGAACTACAACCAGAGGAAAGaggatgaagaaaatattttggaaaagctTACAAAGCAGCTACAAGAACTTGCTTCAACTATAAGTGGAGAAAATGTTACTCA TATTTCCCAGGCTAAAGAAGAGGAACGAGACTCTGAGGAAtcggaggaggaggatgaggatgaggaggaggataatgaagatgaagaaagtgCTGAGgatgatgaggaaacagaggaggaagaggaaggtgaCTCTAGTGATGAACAGCCATGTAATAAAGAATATATTGCTGTCGGTGATTTTGCTGCTCAGCTGAGAGGAGATCTTGCATTTAAg aaagatgAAGTTCTTCTCATACTTGAAAAGAAACCTGATGGCTGGTGGATAGCTAAGAATATTCATGGAAATAAAGGTCTTGTTCCCAAAACCTACCTGGAG ccttgtgttaaaaaggaagatgatGAGGAATACAGTGAAGAGGAAAGTGAAGAAGATGTGGAAGTGGTAGATGAAACAGCTAATGGAACAGAGATCAAAACACG aacTGATTCTCATTGGAGTGCTATTAGAAAAGCTATGACAGAG CAA ATTAACACAATTGATGTTTTGACTTCTATGGGAGCTATTCCAGCAGGGTTTCGACCATCAATGCTTTTCCAGCTTTTAgaagaag ggagtcAGTTTCAAGCAAGTTGCTTTTTACAGCCTGAACTTACCCCTTCACAACTAGCTTTTAAAGATATGATATGGGATCCTGAAAAAGGCACT attaaacCTCGACCAAGCCGTGTGTCATTGATTCTAACTTTATGGAGCTGTAAAATGATTCCTCTTCCAGGTGTAAGCCTACAGATCCTCAGCAGACACGTACGCCTTTGCCTATTTGATGGAAGTAAG GTCCTGAGCAATATTCATACAGTCAGAGCTACATGGCAACCTAAAAAGCCCAAAACGTGGACCTTTTCTCCACGA gtaaCTGGTATCTTGCCATGCTTGCTTGATGGAGATTGCTTTATTAGATCTAATTCGTCATCACCAGAACTTGGGATATTATTTGAAGTTGGCGTCTCTTATGTTCGTAAT tCAACCGGTGAAAAGGGAGAGTTAAGCTGTGGCTGGGTCTTCCTGAAACTTTTTGATGCCAATGGAATACCCATTCCTCCCAA AACCTATGAACTTTACTTGAATGGTGGCACTCCTTATGAAAAAGGTGTTGAAGTGGATCCTTCGGTTTCAAGAAGAG ttgccaGCAGCGTTTTTCATCAGAtgatgacaatgaggagacagccTCAACTTCTGGTCAAACTGAGATCTCTAAATAGAAGGTCAAGAAGCATATTGAG tCTACTACCAGaaacattaataggaaatatgTGCTACATTCACTTGTTGGTATTCTATCGAGAAATCCTTGGTGATGTGCTCCTGAAAGACAGGAAAAGTATGCAAAATGCtg attTAATTAGTAGTCCAGTACTGGCAACCTTTCCTAAACTCATGGAGCAACCTGACTTGATGGATGCACTTAGG aCTGCGTGGGCTGAAAAAGAAAGTACTTTAAAAAGATCtgaaaag agagacagagagtttcTGAAGTCCATGTTTATCATCGTCTACCATGACTGTGTGTACCCTCTGCTCCATTCCACCCTCCTCCCGCCATTCCGGTGGGCAGAAGAAGAAACCGAAGCTACTCGGTGGAAAGTGATTCATGACTTCCtcaagcaaaaccaagaaaactcTGGGGCTCTCCATGCTTTACTGTCACCAGAAGGTGTTCATGAACCTTTTGACATTTCAGAGCAGGCCTATGACTTCTTAGAAGAAGCAAGGAAGAGTGGAAGGTGA